In Miscanthus floridulus cultivar M001 unplaced genomic scaffold, ASM1932011v1 fs_323_1_2, whole genome shotgun sequence, a single genomic region encodes these proteins:
- the LOC136531306 gene encoding PX domain-containing protein EREL1-like — MATSSSSSGAGARKKAPSPPKHRHDGTSPLPLGMDWSPPPKRWEGRNTIWPHNPQTGWSYCVMLPSWITQTPETGVTADSFLKSVVFYRIHVGIQSPEGFSSSHGILRRFSDFLKLSSDLKSTFPRKDVPSAPPKHAFLRINSSRLLLEERRHALEEWMQKLLSDIDLSRSAPVAAFLELEAAARSYFQERNGRPSEVGSSAKSSIDSSPHSDGPASGSLAEFNQINHALTHGSSLTGATGNGVLGEAILDQSDEHVNSGLNHRKGNLVLEHDGRFGSVASYRGVVEEDRDSNPGHARKDSVESIGSDLSSLRGSELSVPGASSSLWDGAVVDGHISQTEHLTGLDMHLLYDMDAQVILPNDQKQKLTRLLITMQRRIGTAKTDMEDLIARLNQETAVKEYLTTKVKDLEVELEATKQKGRETLQQAIQAERERITQMQWDMDELRRKYSEMESNLKTEQNEKTRAESEKTTASGENETLLEELEIKQKEVESLKQRLVEAEAKSKADKKVLVKEVKSLRNCQTEMKKVLNQYLEEKTDLERVINREKQRSARTKLSRVKILHECRLLRERLQECSAKFLAEEQDNFTIDPSSLPDALDLLATSDNRIRLLVAEAQLVARDDEQGSSDDGDNSDSRSSLTMSSEDTKVTDEDTTKMLSDLLIDNAQLRLRLNAVIRNAVNTAVKPEKEGSGEVLPKKTVLNWLLDR; from the exons atggcgacgtcgtcgtcgtcgtcgggggCGGGGGCGCGCAAGAAGGCCCCCAGCCCCCCGAAGCACCGCCACGACGGCACCTCGCCGCTGCCGCTCGGCATGGACTGGAGCCCTCCCCCGAAGAGATGG GAGGGAAGGAACACCATATGGCCACATAACCCTCAAACAGGTTGGAGTTACTGTGTGATGTTGCCTTCTTGGATCACTCAAACCCCTGAAACTGGTGTGACCGCTGATAGCTTTTTGAAATCTGTCGTT TTTTACAGGATACATGTCGGTATACAATCTCCAGAAGGCTTTAGCTCTAGCCATGGAATTCTCAGAAGGTTTAGTGACTTTCTGAAGCTATCTTCTGAT CTTAAGAGCACGTTTCCCAGAAAAGATGTCCCATCGGCTCCTCCGAAGCATGCTTTCTTAAGAATAAATTCAAGCAGGTTGCTTCTAGAAGAG AGAAGGCATGCATTGGAGGAGTGGATGCAAAAGTTACTTTCTGACATTGACTTGTCAAGAAGTGCTCCTGTTGCTGCTTTTCTTGAGCTTGAAGCTGCTGCACGTTCAT ATTTCCAAGAACGGAATGGGCGTCCTTCTGAAGTAGGTTCTTCTGCAAAGAGCAGTATTGACTCTTCTCCACATTCTGATGGACCTGCTTCTGGTTCTCTTGCTGAGTTCAATCAAATAAATCATGCTCTTACTCATGGTAGCAGTCTGACAGGAGCAACTGGTAATGGTGTGCTTGGAGAAGCTATCTTAGATCAGTCTGATGAGCATGTTAATAGTGGCTTGAATCACAGGAAAGGGAACCTTGTATTGGAACATGATGGTAGATTTGGTTCAGTAGCGTCTTATAGGGGAGTTGTAGAAGAGGACCGTGATTCTAATCCCGGCCATGCTCGGAAGGACTCTGTTGAAAGTATTGGGAGTGATTTGAGTTCTTTAAGAGGAAGTGAATTATCTGTTCCAGGGGCTAGTAGTTCCCTTTGGGATGGTGCTGTGGTGGATGGACATATTAGTCAAACAGAACATCTTACTGGTTTGGATATGCATCTTTTGTATGATATGGATGCACAAGTCATCCTTCCAAATGATCAAAAACAGAAGTTGACTAGACTTTTGATCACAATGCAACGAAGAATAGGGACAGCAAAAACTGATATGGAGGATCTCATAGCACGACTAAATCAGGAAACAGCTGTTAAAGAATATCTTACTACAAAG GTTAAAGATTTGGAGGTTGAATTGGAAGCCACAAAGCAAAAAGGTAGAGAGACACTACAACAAGCTATCCAGGCTGAAAGAGAGAGGATTACCCAGATGCAATGGGATATGGATGAGCTCCGTAGGAAGTACTCTGAGATGGAGTCAAACCTGAAGACTGAACAA AATGAGAAAACTCGTGCGGAGTCAGAGAAAACAACTGCTAGTGGTGAAAATGAAACATTACTTGAAGAATTAGAAATTAAACAAAAAGAAGTCGAGAGTTTGAAACAACGTCTTGTAGAAGCTGAGGCAAAGTCTAAAGCAGATAAGAAAGTTCTTGTCAAAGAGGTCAAGTCTCTTAGAAACTGCCAAACAGAGATGAAGAAAGTGTTGAATCAGTATCTTGAGGAGAAGACTGATTTAGAG agAGTTATTAATAGAGAGAAACAGAGGTCAGCACGTACAAAGTTATCCCGAGTGAAAATTCTTCACGAGTGCCGACTGCTGCGGGAGCGTCTACAGGAATGCAGTGCTAAATTTCTAGCAGAAGAACAAGATAACTTTACTATTGATCCATCATCCTTGCCTGATGCATTAGATCTTCTAGCAACATCAGACAATAGAATACGCCTACTCGTTGCCGAG GCTCAACTTGTAGCACGAGATGATGAACAAGGCTCTTCTGATGATGGCGACAATTCTGATAGTAGATCCTCATTAACTATGAGCAGTGAAGATACAAAAGTTACTGATGAAGATACAACAAAAATGCTTTCTGATCTGCTCATTGACAATGCGCAGCTGAGACTACGCCTCAATGCTGTCATCCGCAACGCTGTAAATACTGCCgtgaagccagagaaagaaggtaGTGGCGAGGTTCTCCCCAAAAAGACAGTCCTTAACTGGTTGTTAGACAGATGA